A single genomic interval of Streptomyces graminofaciens harbors:
- a CDS encoding endo-1,4-beta-xylanase, with product MGSYAVPRPVIRRKIRGLLLALVVGVLGTVATLIAPPTAHAAENTLGAAAAQSGRYFGTAIASGRLGDSAYTTIAGREFNSVTAENEMKIDATEPQRGQFNFTAGDRVYNWAVQNGKQVRGHTLAWHSQQPGWMQSLSGSTLRQAMINHINGVMAHYKGKIAQWDVVNEAFADGSSGARRDSNLQRTGNDWIEVAFRTARAADPAAKLCYNDYNVEDWTWAKTQAMYAMVRDFKQRGVPIDCVGFQSHFNSGSPYNSNFRTTLQNFAALGVDVAITELDIQGAPATTYANVTNDCLAVPRCLGITVWGVRDTDSWRPEHTPLLFNGDGSKKPAYTAVLNALNGSSPTPPSGSGPIKGVGSGRCLDVPGTSTTDGTQLNLWDCHNGTNQQWTYTAAGELRVYGNKCLDAAGTGNGTKVQIYSCWGADNQKWRLNSDGSIVGVQSGLCLDAVSGGTANGTLIQLYSCSNGSNQRWTRT from the coding sequence ATGGGCTCGTATGCCGTTCCCAGACCCGTTATCCGCCGGAAGATCCGAGGCCTGCTGTTGGCGCTGGTCGTCGGCGTCCTCGGTACGGTCGCCACACTGATCGCGCCGCCGACCGCGCACGCCGCCGAGAACACGCTCGGCGCCGCGGCGGCGCAGAGCGGCCGCTACTTCGGCACCGCCATCGCCTCGGGCAGGCTGGGCGACTCGGCGTACACGACGATCGCGGGTCGTGAGTTCAACTCGGTGACGGCCGAGAACGAGATGAAGATCGACGCCACCGAACCGCAGCGGGGCCAGTTCAACTTCACCGCCGGTGACCGCGTCTACAACTGGGCGGTGCAGAACGGCAAGCAGGTGCGCGGCCACACCCTGGCCTGGCACTCCCAGCAGCCCGGCTGGATGCAGAGCCTCAGCGGCAGCACGCTGCGCCAGGCGATGATCAACCACATCAACGGCGTGATGGCCCACTACAAGGGCAAGATCGCCCAGTGGGACGTCGTGAACGAGGCCTTCGCCGACGGCAGTTCGGGAGCCCGGCGCGACTCCAACCTGCAGCGCACCGGCAACGACTGGATCGAGGTCGCCTTCCGCACCGCGCGCGCCGCCGACCCGGCTGCCAAGCTCTGCTACAACGACTACAACGTCGAGGACTGGACCTGGGCCAAAACCCAGGCCATGTACGCCATGGTCCGAGACTTCAAGCAGCGCGGCGTGCCGATAGACTGCGTCGGCTTCCAGTCGCACTTCAACAGCGGTAGCCCCTACAACAGCAACTTCCGCACCACCCTGCAGAACTTCGCCGCCCTCGGCGTCGACGTGGCCATCACCGAACTCGACATCCAGGGCGCCCCGGCCACGACCTACGCCAACGTGACCAACGACTGCCTGGCCGTCCCGCGCTGCCTAGGCATCACGGTGTGGGGTGTGCGCGACACCGACTCCTGGCGACCGGAGCACACGCCGCTGCTGTTCAACGGCGATGGCAGCAAGAAGCCCGCCTATACCGCCGTCCTCAACGCACTCAACGGCAGCTCCCCTACGCCCCCTTCGGGTTCCGGCCCGATCAAGGGCGTCGGTTCAGGCCGCTGCCTGGACGTGCCCGGCACCAGTACCACCGACGGCACCCAGCTCAACCTCTGGGACTGCCACAACGGCACCAACCAGCAGTGGACGTACACCGCCGCCGGCGAGCTCAGGGTCTACGGCAACAAGTGCCTGGACGCCGCCGGCACCGGCAACGGCACCAAAGTCCAGATCTACAGCTGCTGGGGCGCCGACAACCAGAAATGGCGCCTCAACTCCGACGGATCCATCGTCGGCGTCCAGTCCGGCCTCTGCCTCGACGCCGTCTCGGGCGGCACCGCCAACGGCACCCTGATCCAGCTCTATTCCTGCTCGAACGGCAGCAACCAACGCTGGACCCGCACCTGA